From Zingiber officinale cultivar Zhangliang chromosome 5B, Zo_v1.1, whole genome shotgun sequence, the proteins below share one genomic window:
- the LOC121983859 gene encoding ABC transporter G family member 22-like isoform X1, with the protein MDPADAPEMARQAPSPRASSEAVPVADGGLISGKKSVGSSPGKKAGCHLRQTRSGQVMKMDSEEVGSGASLSRASSASLGFSFSFTGFTALPEDIVSDIRAFREIENSNSIHPRSRTAFHSSVHYFWLAGADLESGETRRKMMAEPTYPIYLKFTDVGYKVLEKRITSSTEKDILRGITGSARPGELLALMGPSGSGKTSLLSLLGGRITGNIIRGSISYNDEPYSKSLKGRIGFVTQDDVLFAHLTVRETLTYAALLRLPKTMTRQQKEERAMNVITELGLQRCQDTIIGGSFTRGVSGGERKRVCIGNEILVNPSLLFLDEPTSGLDSTTALRIVRVLTEIAESGKTVVTTIHQPSSRLFHSFDKLILLGKGSLLYFGRASKAMSYFSSIGFSPLIAMSPAEFIVDLANGNTNDVTIPAELEVKGRPGESDWDGRSGKLSPEDVHEYLVKTYETRVAEKKKKKKTLAPLPISEDLKARVSSSRRRDWGANWWQQYSILFWRGLKERRHDYLSWMRITQVLTIAVILGLLWWQSNTRTIRDLEDQAGLLFFISVFWGFFPVFTAIFTFPQERVMLNKERAVDMYRLSAYFMARTTSDLPLELFLPVIFLLIVYFMAGLRLSIPHFFLNMLVVFLTIIAAQGLGLAIGASIMNIKKATTLASVTVMTFMLAGGFFVKRVPGFIAWLRFLSFNYHSYRLLLKVQYDHVPPSLDAPELDNGVKEVAVMIAMVFAYRFLAYVSLRRMEMAK; encoded by the exons ATGGATCCAGCAGACGCACCGGAGATGGCGCGGCAAGCTCCGAGCCCCAGAGCATCATCCGAGGCCGTGCCGGTCGCCGACGGCGGCCTGATCTCCGGGAAGAAGTCGGTCGGGTCTTCGCCGGGGAAGAAGGCCGGGTGCCACCTCAGACAGACGAGGAGCGGGCAGGTGATGAAGATGGACTCGGAAGAGGTCGGCAGCGGAGCAAGCCTGAGCCGAGCCTCCAGCGCGAGCTTGGGCTTCTCCTTCTCGTTCACCGGCTTCACCGCCCTCCCTGAAGACATAGTCTCTGATATCAGAGCTTTCCGTGAAATCGAAAACAGTAATTCAATTCATCCAAGATCAAGAACGGCTTTCCATTCCTCTGTTCATTACTTTTGGCTTGCAGGAGCTGATCTGGAGTCTGGAGAAACTAGGAGAAAGATGATGGCAGAGCCAACTTATCCAATATATCTTAAG TTTACGGATGTTGGATACAAAGTTCTTGAGAAAAGAATAACGAGTAGCACAGAGAAAGATATTCTCCGAGGAATTACAGGTTCAGCTAGGCCTGGAGAACTCTTGGCCCTAATGGGGCCTTCGGGCAGTGGGAAAACTTCACTCCTCAGTCTCCTTGGTGGAAGAATTACTGGTAATATTATTCGAGGATCCATCAGTTACAATGATGAACCGTATTCCAAGTCCCTGAAGGGCAG GATTGGGTTCGTCACGCAGGATGATGTTCTGTTTGCGCATCTCACTGTAAGAGAGACATTAACGTACGCCGCTTTGCTAAGGCTGCCGAAGACAATGACGAGACAGCAGAAGGAAGAAAGGGCGATGAACGTTATCACTGAGCTGGGGCTTCAGAGGTGCCAAGATACGATCATTGGTGGATCCTTTACTAGAGGAGTGTCAGGTGGGGAGAGGAAGAGAGTGTGCATTGGGAATGAGATCCTTGTCAATCCTTCCCTGCTCTTCCTCGATGAGCCTACGTCTGGTCTCGATTCAACAACAGCCCTGAGGATTGTTCGAGTGCTGACTGAGATAGCTGAG TCGGGCAAAACGGTGGTGACGACGATTCATCAACCATCTAGTAGGCTCTTTCATAGCTTCGATAAGCTGATTCTGCTGGGAAAGGGTAGCTTGCTCTACTTTGGGAGGGCATCGAAGGCCATGTCTTACTTTTCGTCCATTGGATTTTCTCCTCTGATAGCAATGAGCCCGGCAGAGTTCATAGTAGATCTCGCAAACGGCAACACCAATGATGTCACAATACCGGCGGAGTTGGAGGTCAAAGGGCGGCCGGGAGAATCAGATTGGGACGGCAGAAGTGGCAAGCTATCTCCGGAAGATGTGCATGAG TATCTGGTAAAGACTTATGAAACGAGAGTcgccgagaagaagaagaagaagaaaactctgGCTCCGCTTCCGATAAGCGAAGACTTGAAGGCTAGAGTTTCATCGTCGCGGAGAAGAGATTGGGGAGCAAACTGGTGGCAGCAATACTCCATTCTCTTCTGGAGAGGGTTGAAGGAACGAAGGCATGATTATTTGAGTTGGATGAGGATCACTCAAGTTCTTACCATTGCAGTGATCCTTGGATTGCTCTGGTGGCAATCAAACACTAGGACTATCAGAGATTTAGAAGATCAA GCAGGCTTGCTGTTCTTCATATCTGTCTTCTGGGGCTTCTTTCCTGTGTTCACAGCGATCTTCACATTCCCTCAAGAAAGAGTGATGTTGAACAAAGAAAGAGCAGTCGACATGTACAGGCTGAGCGCATACTTCATGGCGAGGACGACGAGCGATCTTCCACTCGAGCTCTTCCTCCCTGTAATATTTCTGCTGATTGTCTACTTCATGGCGGGACTGAGGCTCAGCATTCCTCACTTCTTTCTCAATATGCTCGTGGTGTTCCTCACCATCATTGCTGCTCAGGGCCTAGGGCTGGCCATTGGTGCTTCGATCATGAACATCAAGAAGGCAACGACTCTAGCTTCAGTAACAGTGATGACATTCATGCTGGCCGGAGGATTCTTTGTGAAG AGAGTTCCTGGATTCATTGCCTGGCTCCGTTTCCTGTCGTTTAACTATCACTCCTACAGACTGCTACTCAAGGTTCAGTACGACCACGTACCTCCCTCTCTAGATGCCCCCGAACTCGACAATGGCGTTAAGGAAGTCGCAGTGATGATCGCCATGGTGTTTGCTTACAGATTCTTGGCATATGTGTCCTTGAGAAGAATGGAGATGGccaagtga
- the LOC121983859 gene encoding ABC transporter G family member 22-like isoform X2, protein MDPADAPEMARQAPSPRASSEAVPVADGGLISGKKSVGSSPGKKAGCHLRQTRSGQVMKMDSEEVGSGASLSRASSASLGFSFSFTGFTALPEDIVSDIRAFREIENRADLESGETRRKMMAEPTYPIYLKFTDVGYKVLEKRITSSTEKDILRGITGSARPGELLALMGPSGSGKTSLLSLLGGRITGNIIRGSISYNDEPYSKSLKGRIGFVTQDDVLFAHLTVRETLTYAALLRLPKTMTRQQKEERAMNVITELGLQRCQDTIIGGSFTRGVSGGERKRVCIGNEILVNPSLLFLDEPTSGLDSTTALRIVRVLTEIAESGKTVVTTIHQPSSRLFHSFDKLILLGKGSLLYFGRASKAMSYFSSIGFSPLIAMSPAEFIVDLANGNTNDVTIPAELEVKGRPGESDWDGRSGKLSPEDVHEYLVKTYETRVAEKKKKKKTLAPLPISEDLKARVSSSRRRDWGANWWQQYSILFWRGLKERRHDYLSWMRITQVLTIAVILGLLWWQSNTRTIRDLEDQAGLLFFISVFWGFFPVFTAIFTFPQERVMLNKERAVDMYRLSAYFMARTTSDLPLELFLPVIFLLIVYFMAGLRLSIPHFFLNMLVVFLTIIAAQGLGLAIGASIMNIKKATTLASVTVMTFMLAGGFFVKRVPGFIAWLRFLSFNYHSYRLLLKVQYDHVPPSLDAPELDNGVKEVAVMIAMVFAYRFLAYVSLRRMEMAK, encoded by the exons ATGGATCCAGCAGACGCACCGGAGATGGCGCGGCAAGCTCCGAGCCCCAGAGCATCATCCGAGGCCGTGCCGGTCGCCGACGGCGGCCTGATCTCCGGGAAGAAGTCGGTCGGGTCTTCGCCGGGGAAGAAGGCCGGGTGCCACCTCAGACAGACGAGGAGCGGGCAGGTGATGAAGATGGACTCGGAAGAGGTCGGCAGCGGAGCAAGCCTGAGCCGAGCCTCCAGCGCGAGCTTGGGCTTCTCCTTCTCGTTCACCGGCTTCACCGCCCTCCCTGAAGACATAGTCTCTGATATCAGAGCTTTCCGTGAAATCGAAAACA GAGCTGATCTGGAGTCTGGAGAAACTAGGAGAAAGATGATGGCAGAGCCAACTTATCCAATATATCTTAAG TTTACGGATGTTGGATACAAAGTTCTTGAGAAAAGAATAACGAGTAGCACAGAGAAAGATATTCTCCGAGGAATTACAGGTTCAGCTAGGCCTGGAGAACTCTTGGCCCTAATGGGGCCTTCGGGCAGTGGGAAAACTTCACTCCTCAGTCTCCTTGGTGGAAGAATTACTGGTAATATTATTCGAGGATCCATCAGTTACAATGATGAACCGTATTCCAAGTCCCTGAAGGGCAG GATTGGGTTCGTCACGCAGGATGATGTTCTGTTTGCGCATCTCACTGTAAGAGAGACATTAACGTACGCCGCTTTGCTAAGGCTGCCGAAGACAATGACGAGACAGCAGAAGGAAGAAAGGGCGATGAACGTTATCACTGAGCTGGGGCTTCAGAGGTGCCAAGATACGATCATTGGTGGATCCTTTACTAGAGGAGTGTCAGGTGGGGAGAGGAAGAGAGTGTGCATTGGGAATGAGATCCTTGTCAATCCTTCCCTGCTCTTCCTCGATGAGCCTACGTCTGGTCTCGATTCAACAACAGCCCTGAGGATTGTTCGAGTGCTGACTGAGATAGCTGAG TCGGGCAAAACGGTGGTGACGACGATTCATCAACCATCTAGTAGGCTCTTTCATAGCTTCGATAAGCTGATTCTGCTGGGAAAGGGTAGCTTGCTCTACTTTGGGAGGGCATCGAAGGCCATGTCTTACTTTTCGTCCATTGGATTTTCTCCTCTGATAGCAATGAGCCCGGCAGAGTTCATAGTAGATCTCGCAAACGGCAACACCAATGATGTCACAATACCGGCGGAGTTGGAGGTCAAAGGGCGGCCGGGAGAATCAGATTGGGACGGCAGAAGTGGCAAGCTATCTCCGGAAGATGTGCATGAG TATCTGGTAAAGACTTATGAAACGAGAGTcgccgagaagaagaagaagaagaaaactctgGCTCCGCTTCCGATAAGCGAAGACTTGAAGGCTAGAGTTTCATCGTCGCGGAGAAGAGATTGGGGAGCAAACTGGTGGCAGCAATACTCCATTCTCTTCTGGAGAGGGTTGAAGGAACGAAGGCATGATTATTTGAGTTGGATGAGGATCACTCAAGTTCTTACCATTGCAGTGATCCTTGGATTGCTCTGGTGGCAATCAAACACTAGGACTATCAGAGATTTAGAAGATCAA GCAGGCTTGCTGTTCTTCATATCTGTCTTCTGGGGCTTCTTTCCTGTGTTCACAGCGATCTTCACATTCCCTCAAGAAAGAGTGATGTTGAACAAAGAAAGAGCAGTCGACATGTACAGGCTGAGCGCATACTTCATGGCGAGGACGACGAGCGATCTTCCACTCGAGCTCTTCCTCCCTGTAATATTTCTGCTGATTGTCTACTTCATGGCGGGACTGAGGCTCAGCATTCCTCACTTCTTTCTCAATATGCTCGTGGTGTTCCTCACCATCATTGCTGCTCAGGGCCTAGGGCTGGCCATTGGTGCTTCGATCATGAACATCAAGAAGGCAACGACTCTAGCTTCAGTAACAGTGATGACATTCATGCTGGCCGGAGGATTCTTTGTGAAG AGAGTTCCTGGATTCATTGCCTGGCTCCGTTTCCTGTCGTTTAACTATCACTCCTACAGACTGCTACTCAAGGTTCAGTACGACCACGTACCTCCCTCTCTAGATGCCCCCGAACTCGACAATGGCGTTAAGGAAGTCGCAGTGATGATCGCCATGGTGTTTGCTTACAGATTCTTGGCATATGTGTCCTTGAGAAGAATGGAGATGGccaagtga
- the LOC121987191 gene encoding basic leucine zipper 8-like gives MAVLDFAVDSFELEFIDSPPGRANETPPPSPDEERRLRRMISNRESARRSRMRRQRHLEGLLREEERLTAQNRGLSDRLEAMNCYSTLLRRDNERLLLASAALRRRLAEAGRTYNYLLRGRLSWISHPPPAPLSSMAAGNDPTLASLTAHAGAFFISN, from the coding sequence ATGGCCGTGCTTGACTTCGCCGTCGACTCGTTCGAGCTCGAGTTCATCGATTCCCCGCCGGGACGGGCCAATGAGACGCCGCCTCCGTCGCCCGACGAGGAGCGCCGCCTGCGTCGCATGATCTCGAACCGGGAGTCCGCGCGGCGGTCCCGCATGCGGCGGCAGCGCCACCTGGAGGGCCTCCTGCGCGAGGAGGAGCGCCTCACGGCGCAGAACCGAGGCCTCTCCGACCGACTCGAGGCGATGAACTGCTACTCCACCCTGTTACGCCGCGACAACGAGCGGCTCCTCCTTGCGTCCGCCGCCCTCCGCCGGAGGCTGGCTGAGGCCGGCCGGACTTACAATTACCTTTTGCGCGGTCGTCTTAGCTGGATTTCCCATCCGCCGCCAGCGCCGCTGTCGTCGATGGCGGCGGGAAATGATCCGACGTTGGCGTCGCTGACGGCGCATGCAGGAGCCTTTTTCATTTCTAATTAA
- the LOC121987968 gene encoding 1-aminocyclopropane-1-carboxylate synthase 1-like → MLLSRKAACNAHGQDSSYFLGWEEYEKNPYDPNTNPTGIIQMGLAENQLSFDLIESWLERHPDAAGLRRDGALVFRELALFQDYHGLPQFKKALADFMGQLRGNKVELEWRNLVLTAGSTSANETLIFCLAEPGEAFLLPTPYYPGFDRDLKWRTGADIVPIRCSSSNGFRITRRAVEKAYRQARKQSLRVKGVLVTNPSNPLGTSLTGGEIRTLLDFALAKDVHLISDEIYAGTAFAGSAGGYVSVLEVMQGHPLHSDLAGRVHVVYSLSKDLGLPGFRVGALYSGNAAVVAAATKMSSFGLVSSQTQYLLAALLSDRDFTARYVAENKRRIAERHGRLVEGLRRAGVECLESDAGLFCWVDMRPLLLADTFEAEMELWRKVVYEVGLNISPGSSCHCGEPGWFRLCFANMTADTLDVALRRLQDFVASSGRGGGRHPATDGRPRGPIRLARWMMMGLSSSCERGY, encoded by the exons ATGTTGCTCTCGAGGAAAGCTGCATGCAACGCCCATGGCCAGGATTCCTCCTACTTCCTGGGATGGGAGGAGTACGAGAAGAACCCTTATGACCCCAACACGAACCCCACCGGTATCATCCAAATGGGTCTCGCAGAGAACCAG CTCTCTTTCGATCTCATCGAGTCGTGGCTGGAGCGCCACCCCGACGCCGCCGGCCTCAGGCGAGACGGCGCTCTCGTGTTCCGCGAGCTCGCTCTTTTCCAGGACTATCACGGCCTTCCACAATTCaagaag GCATTGGCGGATTTCATGGGCCAATTGAGAGGAAACAAGGTGGAGCTGGAGTGGCGCAACCTCGTCCTCACCGCCGGCTCCACCTCCGCCAACGAGACACTAATCTTTTGCCTCGCTGAGCCAGGCGAAGCATTCCTCCTCCCTACTCCTTACTACCCCGG GTTTGACCGGGATCTGAAATGGCGGACCGGCGCCGACATCGTCCCGATCCGTTGCTCCAGCTCCAATGGCTTCCGCATCACCAGGCGCGCGGTGGAGAAGGCCTACCGACAAGCTCGCAAGCAGAGTCTGCGCGTGAAGGGAGTGCTGGTCACCAACCCTTCCAACCCACTCGGCACCTCGCTCACCGGCGGCGAGATCCGGACGCTGCTCGACTTCGCGCTGGCTAAGGACGTCCACCTCATCAGCGACGAGATCTACGCCGGCACCGCGTTCGCCGGGTCGGCCGGCGGCTACGTCAGCGTCCTCGAGGTCATGCAGGGGCATCCCCTGCATTCCGACCTCGCCGGCCGCGTCCATGTGGTCTACAGCCTGTCGAAGGACCTCGGCCTGCCGGGCTTCCGCGTCGGCGCGCTCTACTCCGGCAACGCGGCGGTGGTGGCCGCCGCCACCAAGATGTCCAGCTTCGGCCTCGTCTCCTCGCAGACGCAGTATCTCCTGGCGGCTCTGCTCTCCGACCGGGACTTCACCGCGCGCTACGTGGCGGAGAACAAGAGGAGGATCGCGGAGCGGCACGGCCGGCTCGTGGAGGGGCTCCGCCGCGCCGGCGTGGAGTGCCTGGAGAGCGACGCGGGCCTCTTCTGCTGGGTGGACATGCGGCCCCTGCTGCTCGCCGACACCTTCGAGGCGGAGATGGAGCTGTGGCGGAAGGTGGTCTACGAGGTGGGGCTCAACATCTCGCCGGGATCCTCGTGCCACTGCGGCGAGCCCGGCTGGTTCCGCCTCTGCTTCGCCAACATGACCGCCGACACCCTCGACGTCGCTCTGCGCCGCCTGCAGGACTTCGTCGCCTCCTCCGGCCGAGGCGGCGGCCGCCACCCCGCGACCGACGGCCGACCGAGGGGGCCAATTCGCCTCGCAAGGTGGATGATGATGGGGCTATCGTCGTCGTGCGAGAGaggatattaa